In a genomic window of Pangasianodon hypophthalmus isolate fPanHyp1 chromosome 19, fPanHyp1.pri, whole genome shotgun sequence:
- the smpdl3a gene encoding acid sphingomyelinase-like phosphodiesterase 3a yields MGLVLFCWVASLFYQQIGAAPRNEGFRQRPLLDISKFWHISDLHIDPTYHVTEDRTKVCYSSKGFPASDPGIFGDFMCDSPYELILSAFSYMNIVDLEPEFMIWTGDSPPHVPVDKLSTDTVINMISNMTHTIRQFFPQLPVYPALGNHDYWPQDQLPVNENDIYEAVARLWSPWLQPEALVTLRKGGFYSQLIKPGLRLVSLNTNLYYSPNKVTVNMSDPAGQYQWLQDTLELSRQNMERVYVIAHVPIGYLPYAKNTTAMREGDNERLVDIFRNYSDIIQGQFYGHTHRDSVMVLLDRKGKPVNSVFVTPAVTPYRNFLEQYSNNPGIRMYLYNSQDYGLQDLWQFYLNLTEANQEEKPNWRLEYIMTKAFGIKDIQPESLHELALKFEAPESKEFQKYFTYFMVSYNDTITCTEECKTVQVCSVHFLDHKSYSECVQKLKGGEF; encoded by the exons ATGGGGCTGGTTTTGTTTTGCTGGGTCGCTTCGCTTTTTTACCAGCAGATTGGTGCTGCACCAAGAAATGAGGGCTTTAGACAGAGACCCCTACTGGATATAA GTAAATTCTGGCATATCTCAGACCTGCACATCGATCCTACCTACCATGTCACAGAAGATCGCACCAAAGTGTGTTACTCCTCAAAGGGCTTCCCTGCATCCGACCCAGGAATTTTTGGAGATTTCATGTGCGATTCTCCTTACGAGCTAATTCTGTCTGCCTTCAGCTATATGAACATCGTGGACCTTGAGCCTGAATTTATGATCTGGACTGG AGACAGCCCTCCACATGTTCCAGTAGATAAGCTGTCCACAGACACTGTGATAAATATGATCAGCAATATGACGCACACCATACGCCAGTTCTTCCCTCAGCTGCCAGTGTACCCTGCCCTGGGCAACCACGACTACTGGCCACAG GATCAACTTCCAGtgaatgaaaatgacatttacGAGGCTGTAGCCAGACTTTGGTCTCCATGGCTACAACCAGAAGCCCTTGTGACTCTACGTAAAG GGGGCTTTTACTCTCAGCTGATTAAGCCTGGACTCCGGCTGGTGAGCCTGAACACAAACCTTTACTACAGTCCCAACAAAGTAACGGTGAACATGTCTGACCCAGCTGGCCAGTATCAGTGGCTGCAGGACACGCTGGAGCTTTCCAGACAGAACATGGAGAGG GTCTATGTGATTGCTCATGTCCCAATTGGTTACCTGCCCTATGctaaaaacaccacagcaatgAGGGAGGGTGACAATGAAAGACTTGTGGACATATTCCGCAACTACAGCGACATTATTCAGGGACAGTTTTATGGTCACACTCATCGAGACAGCGTGATGGTTCTTCTGGATCGTAAAG GGAAGCCTGTTAACTCCGTCTTTGTGACGCCGGCTGTGACCCCATACAGAAATTTTCTAGAGCAATATTCGAATAACCCTGGCATCCGCATGTACCTGTACAACTCCCAGGACTACGGCTTACAG GATCTTTGGCAGTTCTACTTGAATCTAACTGAAGCAAATCAGGAAGAAAAGCCCAATTGGAGACTTGAATACATTATGACCAAAGCTTTTGGTATCAAGGACATTCAGCCAGAAAGCCTGCATGAACTCGCACTAAAGTTCGAAGCGCCAGAAAGCAAAGAATTCCAGAAGTACTTCACTTATTTCATGGTCAGTTACAACGACACTATCACTTGTACAGAGGAGTGTAAAACAGTACAGGTCTGTTCTGTACACTTTTTGGACCACAAGTCCTATTCAGAGTGTGTGCAAAAGCTCAAAGGTggtgaattttaa
- the LOC113531927 gene encoding fatty acid-binding protein, brain-like gives MDGFFGSWKLVKTENFSEYLTALGVGEEEINVAQIIKPTVTFYKDGEFIVLKTETSIHTGEVWFRLGEEYFEVTKDGRQCKNVITLDGSKLVQVQKWDGKQMTFVREIKGADMVMTVSFENTVSTLTYKKV, from the exons ATGGATGGATTCTTTGGAAGTTGGAAACTTGTCAAAACTGAAAATTTCAGTGAATACTTGACAGCACTTG GTGTTGGAGAGGAAGAGATCAATGTTGCCCAAATAATTAAACCAACTGTAACCTTTTACAAAGATGGGGAATTTATAGTTCTTAAAACAGAGACCAGCATTCATACTGGAGAAGTCTGGTTCAGGCTGGGTGAAGAGTACTTTGAGGTAACCAAGGATGGCAGACAATGCAag AATGTCATAACCCTGGACGGAAGCAAACTTGTACAGGTCCAGAAGTGGGACGGTAAACAAATGACATTTGTTCGTGAGATCAAGGGTGCAGACATGGTCATG ACAGTGAGCTTTGAGAACACTGTATCCACCCTCACCTATAAGAAGGTATAA